One stretch of Miscanthus floridulus cultivar M001 chromosome 18, ASM1932011v1, whole genome shotgun sequence DNA includes these proteins:
- the LOC136522656 gene encoding LOW QUALITY PROTEIN: uncharacterized protein (The sequence of the model RefSeq protein was modified relative to this genomic sequence to represent the inferred CDS: inserted 1 base in 1 codon; deleted 2 bases in 1 codon), producing MPRRLRGKAEGPPPYGFSIDCYSILISGNNVGPDNSGSFTIELHHGGFFVGSGNLRSYIDEKLXWFDWIDYDIWSALWFEDFFELLGYESVANSKFHWLLSGKDISDGLRVIESDRDTNAMVSVVHKVKTLVLYVEHEDNLNTVDWDDIVANPVNELPKVLSPHKVVHVDRNPAEKLPVFYTDLNKGRVDQAGSSKGPDDGIEYEQQDFFDSDYEISDGDEDLFEDAVELNVPEVKGKKKKAKGSQLKAIEIRVPTAVDDDADTEDDGLDLPESDGEGEERMRFNSWNQEDMNSPSFSVGLVFPSVESVRQAITEYSVRNRVEIKLPRNDRKRVKAHCAEGCPWNLYASWDSRVNSFVVKTYYGRHNCQKEWVLRRCTSRWKAAATTKRKPPTKKADVGGAKKKSRATRKSGNLQPEGHQEGTGT from the exons ATGCCGCGGCGATTGAGAGGGAAAGCGGAAGGACCGCCGCCGTACG GGTTTTCCATCGATTGCTACAGTATACTGATTTCTGGTAATAATGTTGGTCCTGATAATAGTGGTTCATTCACGATTGAATTACACCATGGGGGTTTCTTTGTTGGGTCTGGAAATCTTCGATCTTATATTGATGAGAAAT ACTGGTTCGACTGGATTGACTATGAT ATATGGTCTGCACTGTGGTTTGAGGATTTCTTTGAGCTACTTGGTTATGAGAGTGTGGCAAACAGCAAGTTCCATTGGTTGCTATCAGGGAAAGATATTAGTGATGGGCTCAGGGTGATTGAATCAGATAGAGATACTAATGCAATGGTCAGTGTAGTTCACAAGGTCAAAACTTTGGTTCTCTATGTTGAGCATGAAGACAATCTGAACACTGTGGATTGGGATGACATTGTTGCCAATCCTGTTAATGAGCTACCTAAAGTACTGAGTCCACATAAAGTTGTGCATGTTGACAGAAACCCAGCAGAGAAGTTACCTGTGTTCTATACTGATTTGAACAAAGGCAGAGTAGACCAAGCTGGATCAAGCAAAGGACCTGATGATGGTATTGAGTATGAACAACAAGATTTCTTTGACAGTGACTATGAAATCAGTGATGGGGATGAAGATCTATTTGAGGATGCTGTTGAGTTGAATGTGCCAGAGGttaaagggaagaagaagaaggccaaggGCAGCCAGCTGAAGGCTATTGAGATCAGAGTACCTACTGCAGTAGATGATGATGCAGACACAGAGGATGATGGCCTGGATCTTCCTGAGTCAGATGGTGAAGGTGAAGAGAGAATGAGATTCAATTCTTGGAATCAAGAGGACATGAACAGCCCATCTTTCTCTGTTGGCCTTGTGTTTCCTTCAGTTGAGAGTGTCAGACAAGCAATTACAGAGTACAGTGTTAGGAACAGAGTAGAGATCAAGCTTCCTAGGAATGATAGGAAAAGAGTTAAGGCTCATTGTGCTGAAGGTTGCCCCTGGAATCTATATGCATCTTGGGATAGCAGAGTGAACTCTTTTGTGGTGAAGACATACTATGGAAGACATAACTGCCAGAAAGAGTGGGTATTGAGGAGGTGCACCTCTAGATGGAAAGCAGCAGCAACTACGAAGAGGAAGCCACCAACTAAAAAAGCTGATgtgggaggagctaagaagaaatcCAGGGCTACAAGGAAATCTGGGAACTTGCAACCTGAAGGACATCAGGAAGGCACCGGCACTTGA